cttatatatcgatATATGAACAAAACTCTTTACTCGgaattttcttaactgcgaccaactttgtttaattttgagaaaatatctctttGTGTCCCCAGATTTCTGCCTTACTTGCTCAACATATATATAGGTTCGTTCCGAAACAACTCACcttaacatgagagctctttatacgctgcgctgtcaatggttcttgtttgacactttgTATATAATGGGTGCCGCTTCTCTACTTGCTGACCAGCcagcgggttgccatctgaatacaagaacgtcaataagaagcctccgcacgatggcgcaaataccgctgtgtagttctaccttgtccgtaagcgtattaccgttttcgcaatacgaggtcacccgaaatgcagcaacaacgctggtagcgggATTTTTTGGTGACTACTCATGTTTACATTGAGGGCTTAAAACTACAAGGATTTTTaaattctacttatctgctggcgtaacgCGTTAATTCGTTAGccacatattcactaacgtgcaatcttttgaaatttcttctccgagagaactatCGTGCCGTCGAGAATTTTCTCAGGCATATTATAGTGGcaaaaagcgttgcaggataccactgctattcacactattgccacttatagctccgactaTCGCGTGATTTACAACAGCGAAAAACGTTACGGTGACCTAAAAAAGGAAAtcttagtcaaatagcaaggcggttccgtatcaatcacagtgaatacgtttACAGGTTGTTTCACGCATCTATAGAACCAATATCTAAAAAAGTGGTttaccgcgactgaatgaaaccaatggagtATGGTTTACCGTCATATGGCACTCATTATAATGTGTTTTATAGTGCGCTTAATTGGTTGGTTAACTGAGGTCAATTATGcagcatttttaatattcatttatgaccaagtgggtgccatcacgtcgtagagggcattccGAAACAACCGGTCCAATTTTTGGTGGTGAAGTACATGCTGCCTGGTAATTTTTTCCcgattttaaaagaaagcgcacGAAATATCAAATTAAACCTTGACTGCGCCGCTCGTGCGCTactactgcagcgctctcaaacgtgcttcgggCAAAACAACAGGCGCGCGAACTGTCAGCATATCGaggacgacggcgtttccttgccgtgtgcagtcgtcagaaatgttgacgcactgtgaagccgatgcatgAAGCCGCGGCCGgtcatttcgccatggtccacgcgccggttgtttcgttcGAAGCGCGTTAGAGAGCGCTGCAGCACGGCAGCGTACGAGGGCAGTCACGTGgtcatgtttcgcgggctttctttagatGCGATGCgaacggaggacagaaaaaacaGCACTCATGCTGGCAATCAAGTTATGATCAAAATAACCGCTTGAATAATTGAGCAGGAAGAACAcagatacagtacgccaagatattttatgttacgtaagtgcttgttctacAGCATCTACCATCAGCGCCGGTGAAGCGACAGTTTTTAGGATATCATTTACaaataagtcaatctcatcgtatgtaagtcaaacttacacccacgagatcttttaaatcgctgccgtgtgaaagccgcgagacgcaaagaaaccccactattgcattcttcagacttcgtaacgaagcaccacgcaagggaaacttcgatGACGACACTGTAGGAGCATCACAATTTTCACGAAAGGTGCCGTACGCGTCGGAGTACGTAGAACAGCACTGGGTTTACGAGGCagtgtcatggcaccgacacaagaaaaaagaaagaaaaaatagcgagaaagcgaagttcgactgctcgtagacgttcgcgggcttgtctttgtcgagatcgcgcgagcTCCACCACGTGAttgtgctccaccaatagggacgcgctgacctcatcgcctgccctcgctggagaactctggcagatataataaaaaatgtcactgtcgttagtttatTTCAAGTGGCTcagtagcagcagtatcagcttgagaagcgtatttcagccaccgttaattgtttcgctcggtgttgtttctatagcagtatcttgtatcttaagatacacgatacattattgaatgtatcggaaatacagatacagatactcgtcttgcgagaggtatcgcgatacagatacaagatactcaaggagtatctaagatagtatctaagatacatgtatcttcgatactgcccagcactgattatACATAATGTGAGATGTAAGTCCAGCCCACGTCTTTTCCTTTCTCTGTTTCCTAACTAAAGTTTTTCCAAGTAGCCTTTTAGTTCTTGGCTTCCATTGCGAAGTACAATGTTCCAATTCATGCACGAGCCACTTTTTGAGCTATATATTGTGATACGTGGTTCTCCTTAAAAACGAAGTACGACAGGTGGAAGACGCCTAATGAAAGTAATAACAATCACTTAAATATAAGCGGGGCTTTCGTAGCTTAAATCGCAAAAAGCAATAGAATAGTATTAGAAATGCACACTTTATTAAATACCTGCAGTTATCGTATATTCGTGACTTATATTAGCGCTGGATgctgtcttcatctcgtccccTGTTCGTTTTATACGGTATGATGCAGTACTAACAGACCAAACCTACTGGAGTTTTAAGAAACCTTCTTGACACCGAGAGAGATGCACTTACCAGGCATTTCAAATCCATACTTCACCTGAATGCCCTCCTTCCTTATTTTAATCAAGTTATGCTCAGTAAAAATTCACTCTGTGAAACTGATCGTTAGCCTCGACAGTTTAGACATCTTCAGGTATCAAGTTCGTACTAACTGACTTACTTCCAGCATTCGGGAACCGGATTTCCTGTGTTCCTGCAGCTGTACCATTTGAGAAAAGAATAGTACCTTGATTTTTTATATTATTTAGTGATGATCACGTATGTGCATATGTTCATCGCCGAAATAAAATAGTGCACAAAAGGGTCAGGTTTTTTTTTGAAATGCCTAACCTCTCCCCATTGAAGTAGATGGATTGCATATGTAATAATATGCATTTAATGATTCACGTTGCAGAAGTGAACACGACTGGAGATAAAGTCTTCATTCCTATCAAAGacaaaagagtttttttttttgtcgtatcTGCGCAGAGTTTCACCATTCTACTGTCAGCCGTCCTTGCCACTGCCATGGCTGGTGGGCTCGGCTACGGAGGATACGGACTTGGTTACGGCGGCGGTGGATACGGTGGAGGCTACGGCCTTGGATATGGTGGAGGCTTGGGGCTGGGGGCGTGGGAGCTGGCGGGGTAGGCGTCGGCAGCAGCGTGGCCCTTCTGCGCGGCGGGCCTGGACTCTAGGCAGTGCCCCGGTCCAGCCTTCTTGGTCAGGACCATCCACCAAGTGAACAAGCTTTCTAGCGGTGGTGCACTGGTCGCACACTCCGGCATCGGAGCAGGATCATTGGAGGCTACGGTGGTGGTTACGGAGGTGGCTATGGTGGCGGCTACGGCAGCGGCTACGGTGGCGGCTACGGAGGCGGCTTGGGATATGGAGGTGGCTACGGAGGTGGTTTAGGATACGGAGGCGGCTACGGATACGGTGGATATGGTAACTACGGGTACAAAGGTTAATTGTGTCGCTTCTTTACACGAAACTTTCTATCTGTTAGAGTGACTTAGCACCACAAACGACTAGGGGGTTGAATTTGATTTCGGTACTATGAATACGTTTGCGTAGGCTGATATCATACGTCACCGCCAACATCAAGCCTGACCAAAaaccaaatataaaaaaaaacagaactgaTGGACACTCGAGCAGTCctacattttgtgtgtgtgtgtgtgacagcaAAAGGCCAAATAAATATTTCATCGCTATACATCAAGAGGCTATTCAATTAAAATGTTCTCGAGTAGGTTCGTGTAAACATTCAACCGATGACATAACTGTCATCAAGAAAAGAGTCGAGACCATTTCTGCACACCAGAAACCAAACACTCAAACACAGCAGACATAAAGATAGCGAGGGAGCGAGAAGGCACAGAAAATGCAAGTGCAAAAGAAGTTAACAGGAGCAGTAAAATGTTAAAAGACGCGAACAGTTCACAGAACATATATACAAGAGAAAAGGCAGTGTCCCCGTTCATCGGACGCGGAGCTTGTAGCGAAGACTGTGAAGGCGTCACAGACGCAATCATGCAGACGCCGGGCGCTAGAGATTCGGCGAGGCGCTCACTCGGATGCACAGAAGACTAGGGTGAGTCGAGACAACGGCCGGGCACCCTTTCGGCGTTCGCCAGCTGCAGACTGGGGTTGGGGTGTGAGACGCTGGTCTTGCCTGGCCCACGCCAGACGATGGGATGCGTGcgtctggccaacgccagaccaTTGAAGAAGGTGGGTACGCGCCCAAGTGGGAGcccgcagtggcctcgacgcaggaactctgcctgccgccactcccgcgccctggtcaccTTCTTCGCTCAGTCAGCCCCGGCCACGTCTCCTCGCTTTGCCGTTCTAACACCCGTGGCTTTTCTGAAACACCGTGGCGGCTCTTCATCGGACAGATGTGGTCACGCTCACACGTTtgcttgttgtttgtttgttttgtcgcctaaGGGAGACTGGGTCATACCCACGAGGGGATTGGCCACACTAACAATTATAAAGGAAATGTAAACCCTATGGTACACGTGCTGCGGTCGTGCGTCATCTTCGTCGTCGTGGGTCTATATGCTTTATTTCGCGCACTTTCCAAA
This genomic interval from Rhipicephalus sanguineus isolate Rsan-2018 unplaced genomic scaffold, BIME_Rsan_1.4 Seq2782, whole genome shotgun sequence contains the following:
- the LOC125756606 gene encoding keratin-associated protein 21-1-like, giving the protein MGTLSFTILLSAVLATAMAGGLGYGGYGLGYGGGGYGGGYGLGYGGGLGLGAWELAGIIGGYGGGYGGGYGGGYGSGYGGGYGGGLGYGGGYGGGLGYGGGYGYGGY